A window of Pirellula sp. SH-Sr6A contains these coding sequences:
- a CDS encoding PmoA family protein encodes MLLRRSSPRSIPLLMALAFSLLSLVGFHARGQERYTIEKKAGRVDVLDQGSLVTSYHFRSGSKPILWPLIGPDAKRFSREYPMVPDSKDEEHDHPHHRSLWMTFGEINEFDLWAEGKGKGTVCQVGDPEIQAHSDRIVIRSNHLWKGGSKEVSSVSTELQGGCSDSVPTLASCESTYVIRGNGEERIIDCFYQLHAKMDLHFGDTKEGMFAIRVPEPMRADKRGGHILSSEGRVDGATWGFPAKWVDYSGKTLRDDDKTYGIAILIHPDSYRSEGRWHVRTYGLFAHNPFGVKDFPKIDNPPASDKVGGYHLESGESISFAYRVILHRNAFDKSTGDSKWQSFAKAKISELAR; translated from the coding sequence ATGCTGCTTCGACGTTCATCTCCGCGTTCCATTCCTCTCCTGATGGCCCTAGCGTTTTCCCTGTTGAGTCTTGTCGGCTTCCATGCCCGAGGACAGGAGCGTTATACGATCGAGAAAAAGGCGGGGCGCGTGGATGTTCTCGACCAGGGCAGCCTGGTTACCAGTTATCACTTTCGATCTGGATCGAAGCCAATTCTATGGCCCTTGATCGGACCCGACGCGAAGCGGTTCTCGCGCGAATACCCGATGGTACCGGATTCGAAGGATGAAGAGCACGACCATCCTCACCATCGCTCCTTGTGGATGACCTTTGGAGAAATCAACGAATTTGATCTCTGGGCCGAAGGAAAAGGAAAAGGAACCGTCTGCCAAGTGGGCGATCCTGAGATTCAGGCTCATAGCGATCGAATCGTTATTCGCTCGAACCACCTCTGGAAAGGTGGCTCGAAGGAAGTCAGTTCTGTTTCAACGGAATTGCAGGGAGGGTGTTCCGATTCCGTTCCCACGCTCGCGAGTTGCGAGTCGACATACGTGATTCGAGGCAACGGCGAGGAACGGATCATCGATTGCTTCTATCAGCTCCATGCGAAGATGGATTTGCACTTTGGAGATACCAAGGAGGGAATGTTTGCGATTCGTGTTCCTGAGCCGATGCGAGCGGACAAGCGAGGAGGACATATCCTTAGTAGCGAAGGCCGTGTGGATGGAGCGACGTGGGGATTCCCTGCTAAATGGGTTGATTACTCTGGGAAAACGCTTCGCGATGATGACAAGACCTACGGCATCGCAATCCTAATCCACCCTGATAGCTATCGCAGCGAGGGACGTTGGCACGTTCGCACCTATGGACTTTTCGCTCACAACCCGTTCGGTGTGAAGGACTTTCCGAAAATCGATAACCCACCAGCCAGCGACAAAGTGGGCGGATACCATCTCGAATCGGGAGAGAGCATCTCGTTTGCGTATCGCGTGATCTTGCACCGCAACGCGTTCGACAAGTCGACTGGCGATTCGAAATGGCAATCGTTTGCTAAAGCGAAGATCAGCGAGTTGGCGCGTTAA
- a CDS encoding FHA domain-containing protein, protein MQIILKVLSGTHEGKEIPIKDEKFLIGRSESCQLRPKSESISRKHCAFVQKDGRLLLVDLRSRNGTFVNDKQLSPDKAKILKTGDKIRCGQLEFEVSIEVGIANSKQSEVANVKQAAERMTEQTGFDSKESFDISSWLLEADQVDRNVPTVPTEQDTRQFTMEDTTRVEASKLEEVEEKSDEEDAKPRKFEKREPIKLPKMNSGPATKNTKDAASETLKKYFGGR, encoded by the coding sequence ATGCAGATTATCTTGAAGGTTTTGTCGGGAACGCATGAAGGGAAGGAAATCCCTATCAAAGACGAAAAGTTCTTGATCGGCCGCAGCGAATCTTGCCAGCTTCGACCGAAGAGCGAGTCGATCAGCCGTAAGCATTGTGCGTTCGTCCAGAAAGACGGGCGCCTGTTGCTGGTCGATCTTCGCAGTCGCAACGGGACCTTCGTCAACGACAAGCAGCTTTCCCCGGATAAAGCAAAGATCCTCAAAACGGGAGATAAAATCCGTTGTGGACAGCTTGAGTTCGAGGTGAGCATCGAAGTCGGAATCGCCAATTCCAAGCAGTCGGAGGTTGCCAATGTCAAGCAGGCAGCCGAGCGAATGACCGAACAGACTGGCTTCGATTCCAAGGAGAGTTTCGACATCAGTTCCTGGCTTTTGGAGGCCGACCAAGTCGATCGCAATGTCCCCACCGTGCCAACCGAGCAGGACACTCGTCAGTTCACGATGGAAGACACGACTCGGGTAGAAGCGAGCAAGCTAGAAGAGGTCGAAGAAAAGTCTGATGAAGAAGACGCGAAGCCTCGAAAGTTCGAGAAACGCGAGCCCATCAAGCTCCCCAAGATGAACTCTGGCCCTGCAACCAAGAACACCAAGGATGCCGCCTCCGAAACGTTGAAGAAGTACTTCGGCGGTCGCTAG
- a CDS encoding lipoyl protein ligase domain-containing protein, giving the protein MAKELRGIVRWDSPQSGEFNMDADNRMLAELQSHSPVVLRMYRWSSPTLSLGHFQDEEEIPAEERWSTAPRVRRKTGGGAILHDLEWTYSLVIPSRPELGLKGHSEAIYRSTHLAIVNGLREMGWDAKLSEQCTCSAAGTRKVSQAEPFLCFMRRSPVDVLIGQDKILGSAQRRSAAGLLQHGSFLLSASALTPSLHGLFDQTRNSSDASGLESEDAGKGADADWVRASVPSDANSIVDFAWRFWGEWLAERLRAGIDQVIACKWDDARFPD; this is encoded by the coding sequence GTGGCCAAAGAGCTTCGAGGTATTGTGCGATGGGATTCTCCTCAGTCCGGGGAGTTCAATATGGACGCCGACAATAGGATGCTCGCGGAGCTTCAGTCCCATTCTCCAGTCGTGCTGAGAATGTATCGGTGGTCCAGTCCGACGCTTTCGCTTGGGCATTTTCAAGACGAAGAGGAGATCCCTGCCGAGGAACGATGGTCGACTGCCCCGAGAGTCCGGCGCAAGACCGGTGGCGGGGCGATCCTCCACGATCTGGAATGGACCTATAGTTTGGTGATTCCGTCCCGTCCAGAACTTGGACTAAAAGGGCACAGCGAAGCGATTTACCGGTCAACCCACCTTGCGATCGTGAATGGATTGCGGGAAATGGGGTGGGACGCCAAGTTGTCGGAGCAGTGCACTTGTTCCGCTGCTGGAACGAGAAAAGTTTCCCAGGCGGAGCCTTTTCTCTGCTTTATGCGCAGGTCGCCTGTGGATGTCTTGATCGGCCAGGATAAAATATTAGGCAGCGCGCAGAGACGCAGTGCAGCGGGCTTGCTCCAGCACGGCAGTTTTCTTTTATCGGCCTCCGCGTTGACACCTTCCTTGCACGGGCTGTTCGATCAGACGCGAAACTCCTCCGATGCGTCCGGGTTAGAGTCAGAGGACGCGGGGAAAGGAGCCGATGCGGATTGGGTACGGGCTTCGGTCCCTTCCGACGCGAATAGTATTGTTGACTTTGCATGGCGATTTTGGGGAGAATGGCTGGCCGAGAGGCTGAGGGCCGGTATCGACCAAGTGATCGCGTGCAAGTGGGATGACGCCCGATTCCCAGATTGA